A window of the Gordonia humi genome harbors these coding sequences:
- a CDS encoding PE-PPE domain-containing protein, with product MKMRTKVAATTVAGVMAAGLAAPAWAASPFEAVLDEYSEPAADPGEFRDVLDRWVSADQLDDVLVVVTPGTDDTGLGPRTAGLVADHDARIVKYPGSFWPVSSGSTGALLPFFAPTYDASKNVAVDANLAIMAAMRGTGRVVVYTGYSQGSDALGDAAERAAADGLLDGDTLVLLVSDPRGPWGLKSGLEKIPFHTPIMALIGAQSNGARDPGKTGDAEVVQVIVKGDPVANWQWNPLRPVSSLLVDLAGFITIHGSTGPYTYAHLENLELEKTLYSAEGNTRYEVYDTYHPLALLNAMIAAALGIEVDEAQLAEWDRQAEFFYPMQDVAPETADPGVGVVTEKPEGRHTLHDAAGRAVESEPSAAGEYEGRHRAEEVETVVDVPTPSTPNAVAPAVRQGDPVGGAPRSESAADAAPADDAGPTDGDPIQVGAPTDQTAPTGVVTPS from the coding sequence ATGAAGATGAGGACGAAGGTCGCGGCGACCACGGTGGCCGGCGTGATGGCGGCGGGACTGGCCGCACCGGCATGGGCGGCGTCGCCGTTCGAGGCCGTGTTGGACGAGTACTCCGAGCCGGCCGCGGATCCGGGAGAGTTCCGCGACGTCCTCGACCGGTGGGTGAGCGCGGACCAGCTCGACGACGTCCTCGTCGTGGTGACGCCGGGAACCGACGATACGGGTCTCGGTCCCCGGACGGCCGGACTCGTCGCCGATCACGACGCGCGGATCGTGAAGTATCCGGGTTCGTTCTGGCCGGTCTCGTCGGGGAGCACCGGTGCGCTGCTGCCGTTCTTCGCACCGACCTACGACGCGTCGAAGAACGTGGCGGTCGACGCCAACCTCGCGATCATGGCGGCCATGCGGGGGACGGGCCGGGTGGTCGTCTACACCGGGTACTCGCAGGGGTCGGATGCGCTCGGCGACGCCGCCGAGCGCGCCGCCGCGGACGGGCTCCTCGACGGCGACACGTTGGTGCTGCTCGTCTCCGATCCGCGCGGGCCGTGGGGCCTCAAATCAGGTCTGGAGAAGATCCCGTTCCACACGCCGATCATGGCGTTGATCGGAGCGCAGAGCAACGGTGCGCGCGATCCCGGGAAGACGGGTGACGCCGAAGTGGTCCAGGTGATCGTCAAGGGCGATCCGGTGGCGAACTGGCAGTGGAATCCGCTGAGGCCGGTGTCGTCGCTCCTGGTCGACCTCGCGGGATTCATCACCATCCACGGCAGTACGGGCCCGTACACGTACGCGCACTTGGAGAACCTCGAACTGGAGAAGACGCTCTACAGCGCCGAGGGCAACACGCGGTACGAGGTGTACGACACCTACCATCCGTTGGCGCTGCTCAACGCGATGATCGCCGCCGCGTTGGGCATCGAGGTCGACGAGGCGCAACTCGCCGAATGGGACCGGCAGGCCGAGTTCTTCTATCCGATGCAGGACGTCGCTCCCGAGACCGCGGACCCAGGCGTCGGGGTGGTGACCGAGAAGCCCGAAGGCCGTCACACGCTGCACGACGCCGCCGGCAGGGCCGTCGAGAGCGAGCCGTCCGCCGCGGGCGAGTACGAGGGCCGCCACCGTGCCGAGGAGGTCGAGACCGTCGTCGACGTGCCGACACCGTCGACCCCGAATGCGGTCGCACCCGCTGTGCGGCAGGGGGACCCGGTCGGGGGCGCGCCGCGGTCAGAGTCTGCCGCCGACGCGGCGCCCGCCGACGATGCGGGCCCGACCGACGGCGATCCGATCCAGGTCGGCGCGCCGACCGATCAGACCGCTCCCACCGGAGTGGTCACCCCGTCGTAG
- the menE gene encoding o-succinylbenzoate--CoA ligase, protein MRTLQSLVLPADPAVLSARRDLSALLAGDAAYLPLPDLESNEARRLVEHLGVGEPIDERAALVVSTSGTTGSPKGAVHTRDTLGASADATAETLGGPGAWLLTMPPHHIAGLQVLLRSLAAGYDPVVVDVSGGFDPASLIPAIDALDGPRRYTSLVPMQLRKALEDPAATAALAGLDAILVGGAATPASLARRAVDEGLTIVRTYGMSETAGGCVYDGIPLRGTEIRIENPDDDGVGRVILGGATVALGYRNLPEHPAFAEPGWFRTDDLGAVRDGVLTIVGRADEAISSGGLTVIPQVVEAAIGALPTVADCAVVGLPDDRLGQRVVVAIVLAPNATAPSVDEVREIVVDRLDRYAAPREVFVLDTLPRRGPGKIDRTALRDLLATTG, encoded by the coding sequence CTGAGAACACTTCAGTCGCTAGTACTTCCCGCAGATCCCGCCGTGCTGTCAGCGCGGCGGGATCTGTCGGCTCTGCTGGCCGGTGACGCCGCCTACCTGCCCCTGCCGGATCTGGAGTCGAATGAGGCCCGACGGCTCGTCGAGCATCTCGGCGTCGGCGAACCGATCGACGAGCGCGCCGCGCTGGTCGTGTCCACCTCCGGCACCACGGGGTCGCCGAAGGGCGCCGTGCACACGCGCGACACCCTCGGCGCATCCGCGGACGCCACCGCCGAGACCCTCGGCGGTCCCGGCGCATGGCTGCTGACCATGCCGCCGCATCACATCGCGGGCCTGCAGGTGCTGCTGCGGTCGCTGGCCGCCGGGTACGACCCCGTCGTCGTCGACGTCTCCGGAGGCTTCGATCCCGCATCCCTGATCCCGGCGATCGACGCACTCGACGGGCCGCGCCGCTACACGTCGCTGGTGCCGATGCAGCTTCGCAAGGCGCTCGAGGACCCCGCTGCGACCGCCGCGCTCGCCGGACTGGATGCGATCCTCGTCGGCGGCGCCGCGACCCCGGCGTCGCTGGCGCGGCGGGCCGTCGACGAGGGATTGACGATCGTGCGGACCTACGGGATGAGCGAGACGGCGGGTGGTTGCGTCTACGACGGAATACCTCTGCGGGGCACCGAGATCCGTATCGAGAACCCGGACGACGACGGCGTCGGCCGAGTGATCCTCGGCGGTGCGACGGTGGCCCTCGGCTACCGGAACCTGCCCGAGCATCCGGCCTTCGCGGAACCCGGATGGTTCCGCACGGACGATCTGGGAGCCGTGCGCGACGGTGTGCTCACGATCGTCGGGCGCGCCGACGAAGCGATCTCCTCCGGTGGTCTCACCGTGATTCCGCAGGTGGTCGAGGCCGCGATCGGCGCACTCCCGACGGTGGCCGACTGCGCCGTGGTCGGGCTCCCCGACGACCGCCTCGGACAACGCGTGGTGGTCGCGATCGTTCTCGCCCCGAACGCGACCGCACCGAGCGTCGACGAGGTCCGTGAGATCGTCGTCGACCGTCTGGACCGGTACGCCGCACCCCGCGAGGTGTTCGTTCTCGACACACTTCCCCGCCGCGGCCCCGGCAAGATCGATCGCACCGCGCTGCGCGACCTTCTGGCTACGACGGGGTGA
- a CDS encoding DUF3349 domain-containing protein → MDRPSLLTTIRSWLRAGYPQGVPQSDYVPLLSLLRRQLSDDEVRQVAADLIPETPVDEVDIGVEITKVTDELPREEDVERVRDRLAENCWPFDDDPFPPPTDTEDEP, encoded by the coding sequence GTGGACCGCCCATCGCTGCTCACCACGATTCGATCGTGGCTGCGCGCGGGATACCCGCAGGGTGTCCCGCAGAGCGATTACGTCCCCCTCCTGTCGTTGCTGCGCCGCCAGCTCAGTGATGACGAAGTGCGTCAGGTCGCCGCCGATCTGATCCCCGAGACTCCCGTCGACGAGGTCGACATCGGCGTCGAGATCACGAAGGTCACCGACGAGCTCCCTCGGGAGGAGGACGTCGAACGCGTCCGCGACAGACTGGCGGAGAACTGTTGGCCGTTCGACGACGACCCGTTCCCGCCTCCGACCGATACCGAGGACGAGCCCTGA
- a CDS encoding DUF3349 domain-containing protein: MAPSIFENIINWIRTGYPEGIPASDYPPLLALLTPVLSESEITDIVLKLAVEHGAENPATPEQIGAAIHAITAEAPSVEEQRQVAARLAAAGWPLALEVPAAD; this comes from the coding sequence ATGGCTCCCTCGATCTTCGAGAACATCATCAACTGGATTCGCACCGGATACCCGGAGGGGATCCCCGCCTCCGACTACCCGCCGCTCCTGGCGCTGCTGACACCGGTGCTGTCGGAGTCGGAGATCACCGACATCGTGCTCAAGCTCGCGGTGGAGCACGGCGCCGAGAACCCCGCGACGCCGGAGCAGATCGGTGCGGCGATCCACGCGATCACCGCTGAAGCGCCGTCCGTCGAGGAACAGCGGCAGGTCGCGGCACGCCTGGCGGCCGCCGGATGGCCGCTGGCACTCGAAGTCCCAGCAGCGGATTAG
- a CDS encoding inorganic phosphate transporter produces the protein MTAEMIILVLLIVTALGFDFTNGFHDTGNAMATSIATGALKPKVAVGLSAILNLVGAFLSVEVAATITKDVLKIQNTDGDDAGTLVSGLDANKALIIIFAGLIGAILWNLFTWLFGLPSSSSHALFGGLIGAGLAAIGSSGINWHGVLGKVILPALFAPLIACIVAAIGTLLIYAITNGMSAKKKEDGFRRGQIASASLVSLAHGTGDAQKTMGVIALALIATGHLDAGSVKHGLPIWIVVTCASAIALGTWLGGWRIIRTLGKGLVEIAAPQGMAAEASSAAIILTSSAAGMALSTTHVATGSILGTGLGKKGAEVRWGVAGRMVVAWVTTLPAAGIVGALCFWLANAIGGAAGGIVIFAILAALSGYMYWRAQQQKVDANNVNAEWDENAPVLADGEPSTTAPQS, from the coding sequence ATGACCGCAGAGATGATCATTCTTGTGCTGTTGATCGTCACAGCCCTGGGCTTCGACTTCACCAACGGCTTTCACGACACCGGCAACGCCATGGCGACGTCCATCGCGACCGGCGCACTCAAGCCGAAGGTGGCCGTCGGCCTCTCGGCGATCCTCAATCTCGTCGGCGCATTCCTCTCCGTCGAGGTCGCCGCAACCATCACCAAGGACGTTCTGAAGATCCAGAACACCGACGGCGACGACGCGGGAACGCTCGTCTCCGGACTCGACGCCAACAAGGCGTTGATCATCATCTTCGCCGGACTCATCGGCGCCATCCTCTGGAACCTCTTCACCTGGCTGTTCGGCCTTCCGTCGAGTTCCTCGCACGCACTGTTCGGCGGTCTGATCGGTGCGGGTCTCGCCGCGATCGGCAGTTCCGGCATCAACTGGCACGGCGTCCTCGGCAAGGTCATCCTCCCCGCACTGTTCGCACCGCTCATCGCCTGCATCGTCGCCGCGATCGGCACGCTCCTGATCTACGCGATCACCAACGGCATGTCGGCCAAGAAGAAGGAGGACGGCTTCCGTCGCGGTCAGATCGCCTCGGCTTCACTGGTCTCGCTGGCACACGGCACCGGTGACGCGCAGAAGACGATGGGCGTCATCGCACTGGCCCTCATCGCCACCGGTCACCTCGACGCCGGCTCGGTCAAGCACGGACTCCCGATCTGGATCGTCGTCACCTGTGCGAGCGCGATCGCTCTCGGCACCTGGCTCGGCGGCTGGCGCATCATCCGCACCCTCGGCAAGGGTCTCGTCGAGATCGCCGCACCGCAGGGCATGGCAGCCGAAGCCTCGTCGGCCGCGATCATTCTGACCTCGTCCGCCGCGGGCATGGCCCTGTCGACCACCCACGTCGCCACCGGTTCGATTCTCGGCACCGGCCTCGGCAAGAAGGGCGCGGAAGTCCGCTGGGGCGTCGCCGGCCGCATGGTCGTCGCCTGGGTCACGACCCTCCCCGCCGCGGGCATCGTCGGCGCACTCTGCTTCTGGCTGGCGAACGCGATCGGCGGCGCCGCGGGCGGTATCGTGATCTTCGCGATCCTCGCCGCGCTGTCGGGCTACATGTACTGGCGCGCCCAGCAGCAGAAGGTCGACGCGAACAACGTCAACGCCGAGTGGGACGAGAACGCACCCGTCCTCGCCGACGGCGAGCCGTCCACCACTGCTCCGCAGTCCTGA
- a CDS encoding LLM class F420-dependent oxidoreductase, producing MKLGMPINYAGDFRETIDNLRDFESAGVRRVTVAEAYSIDAVSQLGYIAARTETMELQTGILPMYSRTPTNLAMTAAGMDYISGGRFVLGIGASGPQVIEGFHGVKYDFPLGRAREHVDICRQVWRRERVEHRGRSYQIPLTQDDGGSGLGKSLKIINHPVRDRIPMLLAAIGPKNVELAAELFEEFQPFLFHPEYVDAAFGEALAAGRAKRDPSLGDLSIVVQAAARITEDADEIENALNAVRHHSALYIGGMGARGKNFYNSLVQRYGYVEEAALIQDLYLDGRKEEAAAAVPDELVRAMSLIGPRSYVAERVEAFRGADVGVILASPSAPTHAQRVEDMRILAEIIG from the coding sequence ATGAAGCTGGGCATGCCTATCAACTATGCGGGCGATTTTCGCGAGACCATCGACAATCTCAGGGACTTCGAGTCCGCCGGTGTGCGACGAGTCACCGTCGCCGAGGCCTACAGCATCGACGCGGTCAGCCAGCTCGGTTACATCGCCGCACGCACCGAGACCATGGAGCTGCAGACCGGGATCCTGCCCATGTACTCGCGCACGCCGACCAATCTCGCGATGACCGCGGCCGGTATGGACTACATCAGCGGCGGTCGATTCGTGCTCGGCATCGGTGCGTCCGGCCCGCAGGTGATCGAGGGCTTCCACGGCGTCAAGTACGACTTCCCGCTCGGGCGAGCCCGCGAACACGTCGACATCTGCCGTCAGGTGTGGCGTCGCGAGAGGGTCGAGCACCGCGGCCGCTCATACCAGATCCCGCTGACCCAGGACGACGGCGGATCGGGGCTCGGCAAGTCGCTCAAGATCATCAACCACCCGGTCCGTGATCGGATCCCGATGCTGCTCGCCGCGATCGGCCCGAAGAACGTCGAGCTGGCCGCGGAGCTGTTCGAGGAGTTCCAGCCGTTCCTGTTCCACCCCGAATACGTCGACGCGGCGTTCGGCGAGGCGTTGGCGGCGGGCCGAGCCAAGCGTGACCCGTCGCTCGGCGACCTGTCGATCGTGGTGCAGGCCGCGGCCCGGATCACCGAGGACGCCGACGAGATCGAGAACGCGCTCAACGCGGTCCGCCACCACAGCGCGCTCTACATCGGCGGCATGGGCGCCCGCGGCAAGAACTTCTACAACTCGCTGGTGCAGCGGTACGGCTATGTCGAGGAGGCGGCGCTCATCCAGGATCTGTATCTGGACGGTCGCAAGGAGGAGGCGGCCGCAGCCGTACCCGACGAACTGGTGCGCGCGATGAGCCTCATCGGTCCGCGATCGTACGTCGCCGAGCGCGTCGAGGCGTTCCGCGGCGCCGATGTCGGGGTGATCCTCGCCTCGCCGTCGGCGCCGACGCACGCCCAGCGCGTCGAGGACATGCGGATACTCGCCGAGATCATCGGCTGA
- a CDS encoding SRPBCC family protein, whose product MRLRDNPIIEVTRRVACSPERAWELVTDIALPTRADGELQRVEWLDGADAVASGARFRGYNENTELGQWQTDATITEVEDGRRWVWSVGPADAEPWALWGFEVDPARNESIIRQWARIGDGESPFAGFIAAAPDKEARIIDGRLAVWRAGMESNLDAIEAAVG is encoded by the coding sequence ATGCGTCTACGCGACAACCCGATCATCGAGGTGACCCGCAGGGTCGCCTGCTCTCCCGAGCGGGCGTGGGAGCTCGTCACCGACATCGCACTCCCGACTCGCGCCGACGGCGAACTGCAGCGCGTCGAGTGGCTCGACGGGGCGGACGCCGTCGCATCGGGCGCACGATTCCGCGGATACAACGAGAACACCGAGCTCGGGCAGTGGCAGACCGATGCGACGATCACCGAAGTCGAGGACGGTCGGCGCTGGGTGTGGTCGGTGGGTCCGGCCGACGCCGAGCCGTGGGCTCTCTGGGGATTCGAGGTCGACCCCGCGCGGAACGAATCGATCATCCGCCAGTGGGCCCGGATCGGCGACGGCGAGTCCCCTTTCGCGGGCTTCATCGCCGCCGCACCGGACAAGGAGGCCCGGATCATCGACGGACGCCTGGCCGTGTGGCGCGCGGGCATGGAGTCGAACCTCGACGCGATCGAGGCCGCGGTCGGCTGA
- a CDS encoding LLM class F420-dependent oxidoreductase has translation MELRIFTEPQQGATYDDLLAVARAAEDLDYDAFFRSDHYLAMGDGDGGPGPTDAWVTLAGLAVQTSRIRLGTLVTSATFRYPGPLAVSVAQVDQMSGGRIDFGVGAGWFAQEHTAYGIPFPSLGDRFDRLEDTLEIVTGMWGTPVGESFSYSGKQLTVADSPALAKPAQAPHPPIVIGGHGPRRTPALAARFADEFNVPFSPRETVTTMYERVRTACADIGRDGDDLVYSASLVLCCGESDAEVNRRAEAIGREPAELRSNGAAGTVDEVVAKISAYREIGVTRLYLQVLDLHDLDHLALVADKVAPQLG, from the coding sequence ATGGAACTGCGTATCTTCACCGAACCCCAGCAGGGCGCGACCTACGACGACCTGCTCGCCGTCGCCCGCGCCGCCGAAGACCTGGACTATGACGCCTTCTTCCGCTCCGATCACTATCTCGCGATGGGCGACGGCGACGGCGGCCCGGGACCGACCGACGCCTGGGTCACTCTCGCCGGTCTGGCGGTCCAGACCTCACGCATCCGGCTCGGCACGTTGGTCACCTCGGCCACGTTCCGGTACCCCGGTCCGCTGGCCGTCTCGGTCGCACAGGTCGACCAGATGAGCGGCGGCCGCATCGACTTCGGAGTCGGCGCGGGCTGGTTCGCCCAGGAGCACACCGCCTACGGCATTCCGTTCCCGAGCCTCGGCGACCGCTTCGACCGTCTGGAGGACACCCTCGAGATCGTCACCGGCATGTGGGGGACGCCCGTCGGCGAATCGTTCTCCTACTCCGGTAAGCAACTCACCGTCGCCGATTCGCCCGCACTCGCCAAACCCGCGCAGGCGCCGCATCCTCCGATCGTCATCGGCGGGCACGGGCCGCGTCGTACGCCGGCACTGGCGGCCCGCTTCGCCGACGAGTTCAACGTTCCGTTCTCACCCCGCGAGACCGTCACGACCATGTACGAGCGCGTCCGTACCGCATGCGCCGACATCGGCCGCGACGGCGACGACCTCGTCTATTCCGCGTCGTTGGTGCTGTGCTGCGGCGAGTCCGACGCCGAGGTGAACCGCCGGGCCGAAGCCATCGGCCGCGAACCGGCGGAGCTGCGATCCAACGGTGCCGCCGGAACCGTCGACGAGGTCGTCGCGAAGATCTCCGCCTACCGCGAGATCGGCGTCACCCGCCTGTACCTGCAGGTACTCGACCTGCACGACCTGGACCACCTCGCCCTGGTCGCCGACAAGGTCGCCCCGCAGCTGGGCTGA
- a CDS encoding fluoride efflux transporter FluC: MSGRSWQVSDLALVFVGGAAGTALRWAAEEAWPAHDGQWPIGTFVVNIVGAFVLGTLLETLVRLGADQGGRRRIRLTVGTGFCGAFTTYSAFALELSLLGKGGFVGLAVAYALVSVVAGVLVAWLGVLVARRAGPLRGGTA, encoded by the coding sequence ATGAGCGGTCGTTCGTGGCAGGTGTCCGACCTGGCGCTCGTGTTCGTCGGCGGCGCGGCCGGAACCGCGCTGCGCTGGGCCGCGGAGGAGGCCTGGCCCGCGCATGACGGGCAGTGGCCGATCGGGACCTTCGTCGTCAACATCGTCGGCGCGTTCGTGCTCGGCACGCTTCTGGAGACTCTGGTCCGCCTGGGGGCGGATCAGGGCGGGCGCCGCCGCATCCGGTTGACGGTCGGCACCGGGTTCTGCGGCGCGTTCACCACCTACAGCGCGTTCGCGTTGGAGTTGAGTCTGCTCGGCAAGGGCGGATTCGTGGGCCTGGCCGTCGCGTATGCGCTGGTCAGCGTGGTCGCCGGTGTGCTCGTGGCATGGCTCGGTGTGCTGGTCGCGCGACGCGCGGGTCCCCTGCGGGGCGGTACCGCATGA
- a CDS encoding fluoride efflux transporter FluC: MIPALLVLAGALGSVARFVVDEESKRRWPGAFPGPVVTINVTGSLLIGLVAGIVMFHGASADWQTVIGTGFCGGYTTFSTSVLETVRTGGRRGVLYAALTLVGSVAACALGLALGAI, from the coding sequence ATGATTCCCGCACTGCTCGTCCTGGCCGGTGCGCTCGGCTCGGTGGCCCGTTTCGTCGTCGACGAGGAGTCCAAGCGGCGCTGGCCCGGTGCGTTCCCCGGCCCGGTCGTCACGATCAACGTGACCGGTTCGCTGCTGATCGGCCTCGTCGCCGGGATCGTCATGTTCCACGGCGCCTCCGCCGACTGGCAGACGGTGATCGGCACCGGATTCTGCGGTGGTTACACGACGTTCTCCACGTCGGTCCTGGAGACGGTCCGCACCGGCGGTCGCCGCGGAGTCCTGTACGCGGCGCTGACCCTTGTCGGGTCGGTCGCCGCGTGCGCGCTCGGCCTGGCTCTGGGCGCGATCTAG
- a CDS encoding cytochrome P450, protein MDQDTSEAFTMRSGASWRDPFDMYANLRDHHPVHHVVPPDAPADDYWVLTRHADVMAAATDWETFSSARGLTVTYGELKAIGLADNPPIVMQDPPQHTDFRRLVARGFTPRQVTTLEPLVRAFVVDRIEDLRARGGGDVAVELFKPLPSMVVAHYLGVPEDDRRRFDAWTEAIVGANPGADLGAAMATASDAVLELTAYFAELIERRRAEPGDDTVSHLVAAGVADDPRTDPAGLLSILAFAFTMVAGGNDTTTGMLGGSAELLTVHRDQRRILLDDPAVMSDAVEELLRLTSPVQGLARTTTRDVEVDGVTIPADRKVLLCYGSANRDEREYGPAAGTLDVRRRPRNILTFSHGAHHCLGAAAARLQARVALEELLARCPNFEVDVDGIEWAEGNYVRRPTSIPCML, encoded by the coding sequence ATGGATCAGGACACGTCTGAAGCCTTCACGATGCGCTCGGGCGCATCCTGGCGCGACCCGTTCGACATGTACGCGAACCTGCGCGACCACCACCCGGTCCATCACGTGGTCCCGCCGGACGCGCCAGCGGACGACTACTGGGTGCTGACCAGACACGCCGACGTCATGGCTGCGGCCACCGACTGGGAGACGTTCTCCTCGGCACGGGGGCTCACCGTCACCTACGGCGAACTGAAGGCGATCGGCCTGGCCGACAATCCTCCGATCGTGATGCAGGATCCACCGCAGCACACCGACTTCCGCAGACTCGTCGCGCGCGGATTCACCCCGCGACAGGTCACGACGCTCGAACCGCTCGTCCGCGCGTTCGTCGTCGACCGCATCGAGGACCTCCGTGCTCGCGGTGGCGGGGACGTCGCGGTCGAACTGTTCAAACCGCTGCCGAGCATGGTGGTCGCGCACTATCTCGGTGTGCCGGAGGACGACCGTCGACGGTTCGACGCCTGGACCGAGGCGATCGTCGGCGCGAATCCGGGAGCCGACCTCGGGGCCGCGATGGCCACCGCCTCCGATGCGGTTCTCGAACTGACCGCCTACTTCGCCGAGCTCATCGAACGGCGACGCGCCGAGCCCGGCGACGACACCGTCTCGCACCTGGTCGCCGCGGGCGTCGCGGACGATCCGCGGACCGACCCGGCCGGACTGCTGTCGATTCTGGCGTTCGCCTTCACCATGGTGGCGGGCGGCAACGACACGACGACCGGCATGCTCGGAGGCTCCGCCGAACTCCTCACCGTTCACCGCGACCAACGGCGGATTCTGCTCGACGACCCCGCAGTCATGTCCGACGCCGTCGAAGAACTCCTCCGGCTCACCTCGCCCGTTCAGGGGCTGGCGCGGACCACGACCCGCGACGTAGAGGTCGACGGCGTCACGATTCCCGCCGACCGCAAGGTGCTGCTCTGCTACGGGTCGGCCAACCGCGACGAACGCGAGTACGGTCCCGCGGCGGGCACGCTCGACGTCCGACGCCGTCCGCGCAACATCCTCACGTTCAGCCACGGCGCACACCACTGCCTCGGAGCCGCCGCAGCCCGACTGCAGGCGCGCGTCGCGCTGGAGGAGCTGCTCGCCCGCTGCCCGAACTTCGAGGTCGACGTCGACGGAATCGAATGGGCCGAAGGCAATTACGTGCGCCGGCCCACCTCGATTCCGTGCATGCTCTAG